The following coding sequences are from one Salvia hispanica cultivar TCC Black 2014 chromosome 3, UniMelb_Shisp_WGS_1.0, whole genome shotgun sequence window:
- the LOC125209681 gene encoding uncharacterized protein LOC125209681 produces the protein MSSDSSSRAQSDEEISHSSSEEEVPPAPTGWDVAGFANNPINNYISRRIQSEIARMQQPPPQRPIRRRRRYIPRDHTGAHDRLFADYFAEEPRYPADVFRRRFGMRRSLFLRIVNALSARYPEFRLQRDAAGKPGLSPLRNAAVAIRRLAYGGSADMFDEYMQCGETTGNEC, from the coding sequence atgagttctgaTTCATCGTCTCGTGCTCAGTCCGACGAGGAAATATcacattcttcttccgaagaAGAGGTACCTCCCGCTCCCACCGGATGGGATGTAGCGGGTTTTGCCAACAACCCAATCAACAACTATATCTCCCGCCGCATACAAAGCGAGATCGCTCGAATGCAGCAGCCACCCCCCCAACGGCCAATCCGCCGGCGGCGCCGATACATCCCTCGCGACCACACTGGTGCGCACGATCGGCTGTTCGCCGATTATTTCGCGGAGGAACCACGTTATCCGGCAGATGTATTTCGTCGCCGGTTCGGAATGCGCCGCTCCCTCTTCCTGCGCATTGTTAATGCGTTGTCCGCGCGTTACCCCGAGTTCCGGCTCCAGCGAGACGCAGCAGGGAAGCCCGGACTATCGCCCCTACGAAATGCTGCTGTTGCCATCCGGCGGTTGGCATACGGAGGGTCCGCCGACATGTTCGATGAGTATATGCAATGCGGCGAGACGACTGGCAACGAGTGCTGA
- the LOC125209682 gene encoding uncharacterized protein LOC125209682, with product MGYYLADGIYPQWPVFLKTIRCPLGDRKRYFARAQEPARKDVERAFGVLKSRFALVKGPTRFFYQGDIADIMYACIIMHNMIIEDEHEGVLDVTNDPSVASSSGVSTESARQGVPHNEHERFQAFMDIHQKEAHQALQHDIIEELNYAIVGITETNF from the exons ATGGGGTACTACCTGGCTGACGGCATCTATCCGCAATGGCCCGTGTTtctgaagacgatcagatgccCACTCGGAGATAGAAAAAGGTATTTTGCCCGAGCGCAAGAGCctgcgcgcaaggatgtggagagggcATTTGGGGTGCTCAAATCGCGATTTGCACTGGTAAAGGGCCCGACGCGCTTTTTCTACCAGGGGGATATTGCCGatatcatgtatgcgtgcatcatcatgcataacatgatcatcGAAGATGAACACGAAGGCGTCCTCGACGTCACCAACGACCCAAGTGTTGCATCATCGAGTGGTGTCTCAACCGAGTCCGCCCGCCAGGGTGTACCGCACAACGAACATGAACGGTTCCAGGCGTTCATGGACATACACCAGAAGGAGGCCCATCAAGCACTACAACacgatatcatcgaagaatt GAATTACGCTATCGTCGGAATCACTGAAACCAACTTTTGA